A DNA window from Allokutzneria albata contains the following coding sequences:
- a CDS encoding FAD-dependent monooxygenase, with product MDVIVAGAGPAGLTLAHELALGGAEVVVVERLTERVEQTKGGAIQPRTAELLDARGLLDPIIERAHARPTVGGHFAGLPVELDCTPWNTRNPYPIGIPQWRIEEVLENAAIARGAQVLRGREITAVSQDADGVAVAADGELRARYLVACDGAHSTVRKLLGLPFPGRSGTFKSVLADIRLSSVSELVPKAAGHMSTLTREVEQYWGMLVPTGGDKYRFTFGKLDEVDTAESDEAIQQALTALYGPTVLAEVLTRSRFGDSTRQLEQYRHGRVLFAGDAAHVHSPLGGQGLNLGVQEAINLGWKLAATIAGWAPEGLLDTYHAERHPKAARVLHHTSAQRVLATPKPSEDVLALREIFADMLSLPDTNRFIAGMMSGLDDETRVPDFDLVTAGGPTRLAELLRPGRGVLVDLTGSAHLPEEWADRVDLVRGKASQDFDAILLRPDGAACWRGEGPLEPALRATFG from the coding sequence GTGGACGTCATCGTGGCGGGGGCCGGTCCGGCGGGGTTGACGCTGGCCCACGAGCTGGCGCTGGGCGGTGCCGAGGTCGTGGTGGTCGAGCGGCTGACCGAGCGCGTGGAACAGACCAAAGGCGGCGCGATCCAGCCGCGCACCGCCGAGCTGCTGGACGCGCGGGGCCTGCTCGACCCGATCATCGAGCGGGCGCACGCTCGGCCGACGGTCGGCGGTCACTTCGCCGGTCTGCCGGTGGAACTCGACTGCACTCCTTGGAACACGCGGAATCCCTATCCGATCGGCATTCCGCAGTGGAGGATCGAGGAGGTCCTGGAGAACGCGGCCATCGCGCGCGGCGCACAGGTGTTGCGTGGCCGCGAGATCACCGCCGTCTCGCAGGACGCTGACGGAGTCGCGGTGGCGGCGGACGGGGAGCTGCGCGCGCGGTACCTGGTCGCCTGCGACGGCGCGCACAGCACCGTGCGCAAGCTGCTCGGCCTGCCTTTCCCCGGCCGCTCCGGCACTTTCAAGTCCGTGCTCGCCGACATCCGGCTGTCCTCCGTCTCCGAGCTCGTCCCGAAGGCGGCCGGGCACATGAGCACGTTGACGCGAGAAGTCGAGCAGTACTGGGGAATGCTCGTCCCGACCGGCGGCGACAAGTACCGGTTCACCTTCGGCAAGCTCGACGAGGTCGACACCGCCGAGTCCGACGAGGCGATCCAGCAGGCGCTCACCGCGCTCTACGGTCCGACTGTGCTCGCTGAAGTCCTCACCCGCTCCCGTTTCGGCGACTCCACCCGGCAGCTGGAGCAGTACCGCCACGGCCGCGTGCTGTTCGCCGGTGACGCCGCGCACGTCCACTCACCCCTCGGCGGCCAGGGGCTCAACCTCGGTGTGCAGGAAGCGATCAACCTCGGGTGGAAGCTGGCCGCGACCATCGCCGGGTGGGCGCCCGAGGGACTGCTCGACACCTACCACGCCGAGCGGCACCCCAAGGCGGCCCGCGTGCTGCACCACACGTCCGCGCAACGGGTTCTGGCCACGCCCAAGCCCTCCGAGGACGTCCTCGCGCTGCGCGAGATCTTCGCCGACATGCTGAGCCTGCCGGACACCAACCGCTTCATCGCGGGCATGATGTCCGGTCTGGACGACGAGACCCGCGTGCCGGATTTCGACCTGGTGACCGCCGGAGGCCCCACGCGGCTCGCCGAGCTGCTGCGCCCCGGGCGCGGTGTGCTCGTCGACCTGACCGGCTCCGCGCACCTGCCCGAGGAGTGGGCCGACCGCGTGGACCTGGTGCGCGGCAAGGCATCCCAGGACTTCGACGCGATCCTGCTCCGCCCGGACGGCGCGGCGTGCTGGCGAGGCGAAGGCCCCCTCGAACCAGCACTCCGCGCCACCTTCGGCTAG
- the proS gene encoding proline--tRNA ligase: MSTTRTAISPRRAENFPSWYQEVVRAADLASMSHVRGCMVIKPWGWGVWELMQRELDRMIKERGHDNVYFPLFIPLSYIQKEAEHVEGFAKEMAVVTHHRLEKRDGKLVPAAPFEEPLVVRPTSETIIGETMAEWVQSYRDLPLKLNQWANVVRWEMRPRVLLRTTEFLWQEGHTAHADEAEAVAETLEMHRVYESFARDWLAMPVVAGEKSPTERFPGAEQTFTIEAMMQDGKAVQAGTSHYLGQNFARSAGIEFTDVDGARKHACTTSWGASTRLVGALVLTHGDDDGLCVPPAVAPHQVVIVPMLRGEDVDAEVLDYAREIATDLRRHATRFGPLRVHVDERATRPSDKKWQWIKRGAPLLVEVGARDAAASVVSYRNRFSPAEQLRKPFAEFVATAAAELESLQDKLLAQAQRRLDENIRRDITTRAEAEVFFKQDRAGFVLAGWCGSPDCETGLKALGVTIRCLPTRLGTDAPCLPCGQTSRHSAIWGLSY, from the coding sequence GTGTCCACGACCAGAACCGCGATCTCACCGCGACGGGCCGAGAACTTCCCGTCGTGGTACCAGGAGGTCGTGCGCGCCGCCGACCTGGCGTCGATGTCGCACGTGCGCGGCTGCATGGTGATCAAACCGTGGGGCTGGGGCGTCTGGGAGCTGATGCAGCGCGAGCTGGACCGGATGATCAAGGAGCGCGGGCACGACAACGTCTACTTCCCGCTGTTCATCCCGTTGTCCTACATCCAGAAGGAGGCCGAGCACGTCGAGGGCTTCGCCAAGGAGATGGCGGTGGTGACCCACCACCGGCTGGAGAAGCGCGACGGCAAGCTGGTGCCCGCGGCCCCGTTCGAGGAACCGCTGGTGGTCCGGCCCACCTCGGAGACGATCATCGGCGAGACGATGGCCGAGTGGGTGCAGTCCTACCGGGACCTGCCGCTGAAGCTCAACCAGTGGGCGAACGTGGTGCGCTGGGAGATGCGCCCCCGGGTGCTGCTGCGCACCACGGAGTTCCTGTGGCAGGAGGGGCACACCGCGCACGCCGACGAGGCCGAGGCGGTGGCCGAGACCCTGGAGATGCACCGGGTCTACGAGAGCTTCGCCCGGGACTGGCTGGCGATGCCGGTGGTGGCCGGGGAGAAGTCGCCGACCGAGCGCTTCCCCGGGGCGGAGCAGACCTTCACCATCGAGGCGATGATGCAGGACGGCAAGGCGGTGCAGGCCGGGACCTCGCACTACCTCGGGCAGAACTTCGCCCGCTCAGCCGGGATCGAGTTCACCGACGTCGACGGCGCGCGCAAGCACGCCTGCACCACGTCCTGGGGCGCCTCCACGCGGTTGGTCGGGGCGCTGGTGCTGACCCACGGCGACGACGACGGGCTGTGCGTGCCGCCCGCGGTCGCGCCGCACCAGGTCGTCATCGTGCCGATGCTGCGCGGGGAGGACGTCGACGCGGAGGTCCTGGACTACGCGCGCGAGATCGCGACGGACCTTCGGCGCCACGCCACCAGGTTCGGGCCGCTGCGCGTGCACGTCGACGAGCGCGCGACCCGGCCCTCGGACAAGAAGTGGCAGTGGATCAAGCGCGGCGCGCCGCTGCTGGTCGAGGTCGGCGCGCGGGACGCGGCGGCGAGCGTGGTCAGCTACCGCAACCGCTTCTCCCCCGCCGAACAGCTGCGGAAGCCGTTCGCGGAGTTCGTCGCCACCGCCGCCGCGGAGCTGGAGTCGTTGCAGGACAAGCTTCTCGCGCAAGCTCAGCGGCGGCTCGACGAGAACATCCGCCGCGACATCACCACCCGCGCCGAGGCCGAGGTGTTCTTCAAGCAGGACAGGGCCGGATTCGTCCTCGCGGGCTGGTGCGGCTCGCCGGACTGCGAGACCGGGCTCAAGGCGCTCGGCGTGACCATCCGCTGCCTGCCGACCCGTCTCGGCACAGACGCCCCGTGTCTGCCTTGTGGGCAGACCTCGCGGCACTCGGCGATCTGGGGGCTGTCCTACTGA
- a CDS encoding HNH endonuclease signature motif containing protein → MRDELDDVADAFREVARAQAVLAQRVGDYLDTLPASLYPYAADEIGPLLSISHRAAATLANNAEVLRERPATLNALLAGAIDQSKALLIAGLVMRLSASAAAIAEAELLEFALTHTYGETRAKGQKLVIKLDPEAAKARHEEKRKTRRVEKLPQEDAMCDVRLCLTAVEGVQVWDRVDRIARGLPGDGRTMDQKRADVAVDLLLGRDTGAPQGETRVNVTMPATTALGLDQTPAVLAGYGPLPAHLPRELAADGVWKRILTNPVDGTAVDVSARSYRPPAALRDLVWARYPTCTAVGCRQPAHRCDIDHCCPFDGTNTTADNLRPKCRHHHRMKTETTWSCRNLPDGWHEWTTPSGRNYRTGPEPVADPAPF, encoded by the coding sequence ATGCGTGATGAGCTTGATGATGTGGCGGACGCCTTCCGCGAGGTGGCGCGCGCCCAAGCCGTGCTCGCGCAGCGGGTCGGGGACTACCTCGACACCCTCCCCGCGTCGCTCTACCCCTACGCCGCCGACGAGATCGGTCCGTTGCTGTCGATCTCCCACCGCGCGGCGGCCACTCTGGCGAACAACGCCGAAGTGCTCCGCGAGCGGCCCGCGACGCTGAACGCTTTGCTCGCCGGAGCGATCGACCAGAGCAAGGCGTTGCTGATCGCCGGGCTGGTCATGCGCCTGTCGGCATCGGCGGCCGCGATCGCCGAAGCCGAACTGCTGGAGTTCGCGCTGACCCACACCTACGGCGAAACCAGGGCCAAGGGACAGAAGCTGGTCATCAAGCTCGACCCCGAGGCGGCGAAAGCCCGGCACGAGGAGAAGCGCAAGACCCGCCGCGTGGAGAAGCTGCCGCAGGAGGACGCGATGTGCGACGTCCGGCTCTGCCTGACCGCCGTGGAAGGCGTGCAGGTCTGGGACCGGGTCGACCGGATCGCGCGCGGGCTGCCGGGCGACGGGCGCACGATGGACCAGAAGCGCGCGGACGTGGCGGTCGACCTGTTGCTCGGCCGGGACACGGGCGCGCCGCAGGGCGAGACCCGGGTGAACGTGACCATGCCCGCGACCACCGCGCTGGGGCTGGACCAGACCCCGGCGGTGCTGGCCGGATACGGGCCGCTGCCCGCTCACCTCCCCCGCGAACTGGCCGCGGACGGGGTGTGGAAGCGCATCCTCACCAACCCGGTGGACGGCACCGCCGTCGACGTGAGCGCCCGGAGCTACCGGCCACCCGCCGCGCTCCGCGACCTCGTGTGGGCCCGCTACCCGACGTGCACGGCGGTCGGGTGCCGCCAGCCCGCGCACCGCTGCGACATCGACCACTGCTGCCCGTTCGACGGCACCAACACCACTGCCGACAACCTCCGGCCCAAGTGCCGACACCACCACCGGATGAAGACCGAGACCACGTGGTCCTGCCGCAACCTCCCGGACGGGTGGCACGAGTGGACCACGCCGTCCGGGCGGAACTACCGCACCGGGCCCGAACCCGTCGCCGACCCGGCGCCCTTCTGA
- a CDS encoding homocysteine S-methyltransferase family protein, whose protein sequence is MAPRPLLQDKIFLTDSGLETDLIFNEGVDLPDFAAFPLLGTAEGRQRLRAYFIRHIAVARRAGVGFVLEAPTWRANPDWGARLGYDAGALATANRNAVELLADVCEAFEGTEMLLSGCVGPRGDGYRPEAAMTADHARAYHQAQVDAFAAAGADLVTAMTMTTVAEGLGIARAAERAGLPSVVSFTVETDGNLPDGTALADAIAAVDADTPPDYFMINCAHPDHFAGRLDGEWTARVRGVRANASRRSHAELDEAVELDAGDPAELADDYVRLRKALPNLNVLGGCCGTDVRHVAAIAAAL, encoded by the coding sequence ATGGCACCGCGCCCGCTACTCCAGGACAAGATCTTCCTCACCGACTCGGGCCTGGAAACCGACCTCATCTTCAACGAGGGCGTGGACCTGCCCGACTTCGCCGCCTTCCCGCTGCTGGGCACCGCCGAGGGGCGGCAGCGGCTGCGCGCGTACTTCATCCGGCACATCGCCGTCGCCCGCCGGGCCGGAGTCGGCTTCGTGCTGGAGGCGCCGACGTGGCGGGCCAACCCCGACTGGGGCGCGCGCCTCGGCTACGACGCCGGCGCGCTGGCCACGGCGAACCGCAACGCGGTGGAGCTGCTGGCCGACGTGTGCGAAGCCTTCGAGGGCACGGAGATGCTGCTGAGCGGCTGCGTGGGCCCGCGCGGCGACGGCTACCGGCCGGAGGCGGCGATGACCGCCGACCACGCGCGGGCCTACCACCAGGCCCAGGTCGACGCGTTCGCCGCGGCCGGAGCGGACCTGGTCACCGCGATGACCATGACCACGGTCGCGGAGGGCCTGGGCATCGCGCGCGCCGCCGAGCGGGCCGGCTTGCCGTCGGTGGTGTCGTTCACCGTGGAGACCGACGGGAACCTGCCGGACGGCACGGCGCTGGCCGACGCGATCGCGGCGGTGGACGCGGACACCCCGCCCGACTACTTCATGATCAACTGCGCGCACCCCGACCACTTCGCCGGCCGGTTGGACGGCGAGTGGACCGCGCGGGTGCGGGGTGTGCGCGCCAACGCCTCCCGGCGCAGCCACGCGGAGCTGGACGAAGCAGTCGAACTGGACGCGGGCGACCCGGCGGAACTGGCCGACGACTACGTCCGGCTGCGGAAGGCACTGCCGAACCTGAACGTCCTCGGCGGCTGTTGCGGCACCGACGTGCGGCACGTGGCCGCGATCGCCGCCGCGCTCTAG
- a CDS encoding quinone oxidoreductase family protein: MTTAGPAAVQLNGYGGPEVLELREVRLGAVPEGEVRIATIAAPVNRADVEIRRGHWPVQRADPFPYTPGLEVLGEVVQTGPGVHWPPVGQRVITMMQRLGGVHGERPGCYATHVTVRAESVAAVPAELDPYAVAAVGLAGVTAYEGLRRLEIRPGHTVVVHGASGGVGSVAVRMAEAMGAEVIGTSSRSPAERSLLDELGPRSVDGVLETLGERTFADSVAVLRRGGRLCLVGALTGPELGLSAWDLIQELVLTGYSTENLTGDDLREDIAMICGWLRDGTLTPPPYQVVPLAEAARAHRLLEAGGHSGRVLLVP, from the coding sequence ATGACGACGGCAGGACCGGCCGCGGTGCAGTTGAACGGCTACGGTGGCCCGGAAGTGTTGGAACTGCGGGAAGTCCGGCTCGGCGCGGTCCCGGAGGGCGAGGTCCGGATCGCCACGATCGCGGCCCCGGTCAACCGCGCCGACGTGGAGATCCGCCGCGGGCACTGGCCGGTCCAGCGCGCCGATCCGTTCCCCTACACCCCGGGGCTCGAAGTCCTCGGCGAGGTCGTGCAGACCGGTCCGGGTGTGCACTGGCCGCCGGTGGGGCAGCGCGTGATCACCATGATGCAGCGGCTCGGCGGCGTCCACGGCGAGCGGCCCGGCTGCTACGCCACGCACGTCACCGTGCGCGCGGAGTCCGTCGCTGCCGTGCCCGCGGAGCTGGACCCGTACGCCGTCGCCGCGGTCGGCCTCGCCGGGGTGACGGCCTACGAGGGGTTGCGGCGCCTGGAGATCCGCCCGGGCCACACCGTCGTGGTGCACGGCGCGTCCGGCGGGGTCGGCTCGGTCGCGGTGCGGATGGCCGAGGCCATGGGCGCCGAGGTGATCGGCACCAGCTCGCGCTCGCCGGCCGAGCGCTCCCTGCTCGACGAGCTGGGGCCGCGCAGCGTGGACGGGGTGCTGGAGACCCTGGGGGAGCGCACTTTCGCCGACTCCGTCGCGGTGCTGCGCCGGGGTGGCAGGCTGTGCCTGGTCGGCGCGCTCACCGGGCCGGAGCTGGGCCTGTCCGCGTGGGACCTGATCCAGGAGCTGGTGCTGACCGGCTACAGCACGGAGAACCTGACCGGCGACGACCTGCGCGAGGACATCGCGATGATCTGCGGCTGGCTGCGCGACGGGACGCTGACCCCGCCGCCGTACCAGGTGGTTCCCCTGGCGGAGGCGGCGCGGGCGCATCGGCTGCTGGAGGCGGGCGGGCATTCCGGTCGCGTGCTGCTCGTGCCCTAG
- a CDS encoding histidine phosphatase family protein — MAELRVWLIRHGESESNVGGPSSSPGETPLTAIGHRQAVQLARAMPVPPELIVTSPYRRARQTAQPAAERFPDTPREVWPVQEFTYLGSLEGRSTTVQERRPYVQAYWNRADPELREGGAESFTDLVGRVRTFLVRLGKNGPGPIIVFTHEVFIKCVMWVLLDQPGTIDRRAMLGFRGFHDGNTVANCTGVELRSTEGERFDLLPNRVAWSPPPR, encoded by the coding sequence GTGGCCGAGCTGAGGGTGTGGTTGATCCGGCACGGGGAGAGCGAGTCCAATGTGGGCGGACCCAGCTCCTCCCCGGGCGAGACACCGCTGACCGCGATCGGCCACCGGCAGGCGGTGCAGCTGGCGCGGGCGATGCCGGTACCGCCGGAGCTGATCGTCACCTCGCCGTACCGGCGCGCCCGGCAGACCGCGCAGCCCGCGGCGGAGCGCTTCCCGGACACGCCGCGCGAAGTGTGGCCGGTGCAGGAGTTCACCTACCTCGGCAGCCTCGAAGGTCGCTCCACCACGGTCCAGGAACGCAGGCCGTACGTGCAGGCCTACTGGAACCGCGCCGACCCCGAACTGCGGGAGGGCGGGGCCGAATCCTTCACCGACCTCGTCGGGCGCGTGCGGACCTTCCTGGTGCGCCTCGGCAAGAACGGGCCGGGGCCGATCATCGTGTTCACCCACGAGGTGTTCATCAAGTGCGTGATGTGGGTGCTGCTGGACCAGCCCGGCACGATCGACCGGCGCGCCATGCTCGGCTTCCGCGGTTTCCACGACGGCAACACGGTGGCCAACTGCACCGGGGTCGAACTGCGCTCCACCGAGGGCGAGCGGTTCGACCTGCTGCCGAACCGGGTCGCGTGGAGCCCGCCGCCGCGCTGA
- a CDS encoding TetR family transcriptional regulator, with protein sequence MDERTGLRERKKHRTREAISNAALELFFEHGFDQVSISRIAQAAEVSRRTLFAYFPAKEDLVLHRIADHRTESARIVRDHPDAPLDALRAHFMDGLDRRDPITGLCDVPAAVALYRLIMGTPSLAAGMLRYREASEVALADALRPHLPGLNARLAAAQIMAVQWLLAEDNQRLIADGTSADEAYPAAVDAAGQGFDLLSAGLGRALSSG encoded by the coding sequence GTGGACGAGCGGACCGGTCTGCGGGAACGGAAGAAACACCGCACGCGTGAGGCCATCTCGAACGCGGCGCTGGAGCTGTTCTTCGAGCACGGCTTCGACCAGGTGTCGATCTCCCGGATCGCCCAGGCCGCCGAGGTCTCGCGGCGCACGCTGTTCGCCTACTTCCCCGCCAAGGAGGACCTGGTCCTGCACCGGATCGCCGACCACCGGACGGAGAGCGCGCGGATCGTGCGGGACCACCCGGACGCGCCGCTGGACGCGCTGCGCGCTCACTTCATGGACGGCTTGGACCGCCGCGACCCGATCACCGGGCTGTGCGACGTGCCCGCGGCAGTCGCGCTGTACCGGCTGATCATGGGCACGCCGTCGCTGGCGGCGGGCATGCTGCGCTACCGCGAGGCTTCGGAGGTCGCACTCGCCGACGCGTTGCGGCCTCACCTTCCGGGGCTCAACGCCCGGCTCGCCGCCGCGCAGATCATGGCTGTCCAATGGTTGCTCGCCGAGGACAACCAGCGGCTCATCGCGGACGGCACGAGCGCGGACGAGGCCTACCCCGCGGCCGTGGACGCCGCGGGGCAGGGCTTCGACCTGTTGAGCGCAGGACTGGGCAGGGCCCTCAGTAGCGGCTGA